The genome window CAGGCCCGATCATGCCGCCTCGATTGCCCGGATCAGGCGCTTCAGTGCAACCACATCAACATCGCCACTGAAGCGAAGGCTTCGTCCGCAGCGCAGTTGCAATTCCATCATTGCAGGCAAAACCTGCATGCCTTCAAAAGCCCGAGCCTCTTTGCTGTCCCCTGCCGGCGGCATGTCCAGCGGCAGAAACACCGTCGTCGACGGCGGCGACAGCAGGCCCTTCTTCCGCAATTCACGCCGCCAGGTGTAAACCTGCTGCCGCGTGACCGAATACCGGCGCGCCACCTCTGTCACCGACGCGCCGTCGACGCCTACCGACAGCACGACCTCCAGCTTGCTCTCATCACTCCAACGTCGGCGACGTTCATCGCCGAGAATTTCCACGCGCATCACAGGTCTCGCCTAAAGCACGTCGCTAACGACGTCGTTATAGACGGGTCATAAACAAGTAAGCCGATCTCCGACAGGCGGCCACAATCGGGCGGTTACCCGGAAATTTACATCGATAGCTTTGATATAGATGTGGCTAAGGTCATGCGCCCCGCGTTCAACGTGCTTTGGAATGCCTTTGGCCACTATCATTGCGATGTGTACGACGCGAACGGCAATATTCTTGCATCGTGAGGTTTCTCACCGACCAAGGGCTCATTCGCCGAATCTCTGCTGCCA of Rhizobium sp. NXC24 contains these proteins:
- a CDS encoding transposase, with amino-acid sequence MRVEILGDERRRRWSDESKLEVVLSVGVDGASVTEVARRYSVTRQQVYTWRRELRKKGLLSPPSTTVFLPLDMPPAGDSKEARAFEGMQVLPAMMELQLRCGRSLRFSGDVDVVALKRLIRAIEAA